The Novosphingobium kaempferiae genome includes a window with the following:
- a CDS encoding acyl-CoA reductase, with the protein MNEIVTPEVAEDLVSAPFFLRGEVLHGTDVIQTSRDLGVTFATPRIPFDRAVPPRTEVPPLLNVPLAEIIDFLVETGQRLLASENPHMQECIERMCRTHILPRAVVENTARHAAAYLDKRVLMAEVEQNFPDPRALDEWVPKEDFTGRRSFVRAFAPRLIHVLPGNSPGVAVKSVAQGAMVKAINLFKMSSADPFTMVAILRTMADLDPTHPIVRSMSAVYWRGGDEATERVLYRPQYFDKIVAWGGGDAIANVIKYIGPGFQLVSFDPKTSISMVGREALVDDATIDAVADLCSADVMTLNQEACVASRFQFVEGDEAAVDRFCARLHHHVARRAAESGDVRPLDRDMREAVESMTLMDDEYGVWGRTDGRGLVIRSDEPVDFHPINKTANVVRVDSLDDAVKWINVATQTVGFYPFDRMATYRDRLAAGGAQRVVHLGEAGPSTIGNPHDAMYPLHRFVHWMAHEDGRGRSA; encoded by the coding sequence ATGAACGAGATCGTCACCCCCGAGGTCGCCGAAGACCTCGTCTCCGCCCCGTTCTTCCTGCGCGGCGAGGTGCTGCACGGGACCGACGTTATCCAGACCTCGCGCGATCTTGGCGTCACTTTTGCCACCCCGCGCATTCCCTTCGACCGCGCGGTGCCGCCGCGCACCGAAGTGCCGCCGCTGTTGAACGTGCCGCTGGCCGAGATCATCGATTTCCTCGTCGAGACCGGCCAGCGCCTGCTGGCGAGCGAAAATCCGCACATGCAGGAATGCATCGAGCGCATGTGCCGCACGCATATCCTGCCGCGCGCGGTGGTCGAGAACACCGCGCGCCACGCCGCCGCCTATCTCGACAAGCGGGTGCTGATGGCAGAAGTGGAGCAGAACTTCCCCGATCCGCGCGCGCTCGACGAATGGGTGCCGAAGGAGGACTTCACCGGCCGCCGCAGCTTCGTGCGCGCCTTCGCCCCGCGCCTGATCCATGTTTTGCCGGGCAATTCTCCGGGCGTCGCGGTGAAGTCGGTGGCGCAGGGGGCGATGGTCAAGGCGATCAACCTGTTCAAGATGAGCAGTGCCGATCCCTTCACCATGGTCGCGATCCTGCGCACGATGGCGGACCTCGATCCCACGCATCCCATCGTCCGCTCGATGTCGGCGGTCTACTGGCGCGGCGGCGACGAGGCGACCGAGCGGGTGCTCTACCGCCCGCAGTACTTCGACAAGATCGTGGCATGGGGCGGCGGCGATGCCATCGCCAATGTTATCAAGTACATCGGCCCAGGTTTTCAACTCGTTTCGTTCGACCCGAAGACGTCGATCTCGATGGTCGGGCGCGAGGCATTGGTCGATGACGCCACCATCGATGCGGTGGCCGACTTGTGCTCGGCCGACGTGATGACGCTCAACCAGGAAGCCTGCGTCGCCAGCCGCTTCCAGTTCGTCGAGGGGGACGAGGCAGCGGTGGACCGCTTCTGCGCGCGCCTCCACCACCACGTCGCCCGCCGCGCAGCCGAAAGCGGCGACGTGCGTCCGCTCGACCGGGACATGCGCGAGGCGGTCGAATCGATGACGCTGATGGACGACGAATACGGCGTCTGGGGCCGCACCGACGGCAGGGGGCTGGTGATCCGTTCGGACGAGCCGGTGGACTTCCACCCCATAAACAAGACCGCCAACGTCGTGCGCGTCGACAGCCTCGACGATGCCGTGAAGTGGATCAACGTGGCGACGCAGACGGTGGGCTTCTACCCGTTCGACCGCATGGCCACCTACCGCGATCGGCTGGCGGCTGGCGGCGCCCAGCGCGTCGTCCATCTGGGCGAGGCGGGGCCGTCGACCATCGGCAACCCGCACGACGCGATGTATCCGCTCCACCGCTTCGTGCACTGGATGGCGCATGAGGATGGGCGGGGTAGGTCGGCCTAA
- a CDS encoding TetR/AcrR family transcriptional regulator: protein MLDDTQPIRAGRPTREQAQARQVALLDAALEHFLDKGYESATIEAIAAEVSMTKRTVYAKYPDKTALFRAAVRHGTQGRAVSAEVIAATRKGSLEDTLVAIAMLRIGLVGEPAGAKLQRLINTESYRFPDIFQTYYDIAALPTVRFLADILEEETRAGRLAIGDAMLAANVFMSMVVSGPVRFILSGNALSRDDIERRVRFAIDLFLKGAEPR, encoded by the coding sequence ATGCTCGACGACACGCAACCGATCAGGGCGGGACGGCCCACCCGCGAACAGGCACAGGCCCGGCAAGTCGCCCTGCTCGACGCCGCGCTCGAACACTTTCTCGACAAGGGGTACGAAAGCGCCACCATCGAGGCGATCGCCGCCGAAGTGAGCATGACCAAGCGCACGGTCTACGCGAAGTATCCCGACAAGACCGCCCTGTTCCGCGCCGCCGTCCGCCACGGCACGCAAGGCCGCGCGGTTTCGGCGGAGGTCATCGCGGCAACACGCAAGGGCTCGCTGGAGGACACCCTCGTCGCCATCGCCATGCTGCGGATCGGCCTTGTCGGAGAGCCTGCGGGCGCCAAGCTGCAACGGCTCATCAATACCGAAAGCTACCGCTTCCCGGACATCTTCCAGACCTATTACGACATCGCCGCCCTGCCGACGGTGCGCTTCCTTGCCGATATCCTGGAGGAAGAGACGCGCGCCGGACGCCTCGCCATCGGCGACGCGATGCTTGCCGCCAACGTGTTCATGAGCATGGTCGTCAGCGGCCCGGTGCGCTTCATTCTCTCGGGCAACGCGCTGTCCCGCGACGACATCGAGCGCCGGGTCCGCTTCGCCATCGACCTGTTCCTGAAGGGCGCTGAACCGAGATGA
- a CDS encoding MFS transporter: MTYFREFRVNWTTLLGGALGVALGSALNHYMTNLFAPELIAEFGWNKAQFALVGTLGLASMFVVPFWGRFADRHGARLSAAIGFTVVPLTFLAFSFMRGNIHEFFAITLVQHLFGVLTTTLVFTRVVVQRFDLARGMALSVLMTGPPLVGAVVVPLVGEVIEAEGWRAGYRLLAAISALGGIAAVTLVGRRAKGDAAPERTAARITLPQFLALVRHPAFVLMVAGMFFCNVPTIIVSSQLKLVLMESGATSQFATWTVSLYAVGVIVGRFISGLALDKVSPQTVALTALGLPAIGFLILASPAEQSWLLASAVLLVGLAQGAEGDIGAYLTSRMFDVANFSLVYSFLIASMGLASTVGALVLSMTLGATERFDLFLLFCAAITVVGALCFFMTGRGGHPPRIETSPEVTALSI; the protein is encoded by the coding sequence GTGACCTATTTCCGCGAGTTCCGGGTGAACTGGACGACGCTGCTGGGTGGCGCGCTGGGCGTCGCGCTGGGATCGGCGCTGAACCACTACATGACCAACCTCTTCGCGCCCGAACTGATCGCCGAGTTCGGGTGGAACAAGGCGCAGTTCGCGCTGGTCGGCACGCTGGGGCTCGCCAGCATGTTCGTGGTGCCGTTCTGGGGCCGTTTCGCCGACCGCCACGGCGCCCGCCTGTCGGCTGCGATCGGCTTCACGGTGGTGCCGCTCACCTTCCTTGCCTTCAGCTTCATGCGCGGGAACATCCATGAGTTCTTCGCGATCACCCTCGTCCAGCACCTGTTCGGCGTGTTGACGACGACGCTGGTGTTCACCCGCGTCGTCGTCCAGCGCTTCGACCTCGCGCGGGGCATGGCGCTGTCGGTGCTGATGACCGGGCCGCCGCTGGTCGGCGCGGTCGTCGTCCCGCTGGTCGGCGAAGTGATCGAGGCGGAAGGCTGGCGCGCGGGCTATCGCCTGCTCGCCGCCATCTCGGCGCTGGGCGGGATCGCCGCCGTCACGCTCGTCGGGCGGCGCGCCAAGGGAGACGCCGCGCCGGAGCGCACTGCCGCGCGCATTACCCTGCCACAGTTCCTCGCGCTGGTCCGACACCCCGCCTTCGTCCTCATGGTGGCGGGCATGTTCTTCTGCAACGTACCAACCATCATCGTCTCCTCCCAGCTCAAGCTGGTGCTGATGGAGAGCGGCGCCACGAGCCAGTTCGCGACATGGACCGTCTCGCTCTATGCGGTGGGCGTGATCGTCGGCCGCTTCATCAGCGGCCTCGCGCTCGACAAGGTCTCGCCGCAGACGGTGGCGCTGACGGCGCTGGGGCTGCCCGCCATCGGATTTCTCATCCTCGCCTCCCCGGCCGAGCAGTCGTGGCTGCTCGCGAGTGCGGTGCTGCTGGTGGGGCTGGCGCAAGGGGCGGAGGGCGACATCGGCGCCTACCTCACCTCGCGCATGTTCGACGTCGCCAACTTCAGCCTCGTCTACAGCTTCCTCATTGCCTCGATGGGGCTGGCGAGCACGGTCGGCGCGCTGGTGCTGAGCATGACGCTGGGTGCGACCGAGCGCTTCGACCTGTTCCTGCTGTTCTGCGCCGCGATCACCGTGGTCGGCGCGCTGTGCTTCTTCATGACCGGACGCGGCGGCCACCCGCCCCGCATCGAGACTTCGCCTGAGGTCACCGCCCTTTCCATCTGA
- a CDS encoding SDR family NAD(P)-dependent oxidoreductase, translating into MSSPTRTVVVTGASSGIGRASAEVFARMGWHVIATGRDPARCDAAEAELRELGKVDFLRGDFAEMADVRRVAGEIAALTDRVHVLVNNAGGIRDGLYMSSEGLEATFAANHLAPFLLTNELLPLLEPAAEDSPPGTVRVIAVSSLAHEQCKAMRWDDLMMLGDFAAGPAYCQAKLANLLHTRELDRRLSGKGITAQAMHPGKVGSNFSSHGEKSLQTYMASQDLIAPEQPARTIVWLATAPEAGSNGGRYFHDLEEIPAAPQALDDAAAKRLWHESERILASL; encoded by the coding sequence ATGTCATCACCGACAAGAACCGTCGTCGTAACCGGGGCCAGTTCCGGCATCGGCAGGGCCAGCGCGGAAGTCTTCGCCCGCATGGGCTGGCACGTCATCGCCACCGGCCGCGACCCTGCCCGCTGCGATGCGGCCGAGGCGGAACTGCGCGAACTCGGCAAGGTCGATTTCCTGCGCGGCGACTTCGCCGAGATGGCCGACGTGCGCCGCGTGGCAGGAGAGATCGCCGCGCTGACCGACCGGGTCCACGTCCTCGTCAACAATGCGGGCGGCATCCGCGACGGGCTTTACATGTCGTCCGAGGGACTGGAGGCGACCTTTGCCGCCAACCACCTCGCGCCGTTCCTGCTGACCAACGAACTGCTGCCGTTGCTGGAGCCCGCCGCCGAGGACAGCCCTCCCGGCACCGTGCGGGTGATCGCCGTGTCCTCGCTCGCGCATGAGCAGTGCAAGGCGATGCGCTGGGACGACCTGATGATGCTCGGCGATTTCGCCGCCGGACCTGCCTATTGCCAGGCCAAGCTCGCCAACCTGCTGCACACCCGCGAACTCGACCGCCGCCTGTCGGGCAAGGGCATCACCGCGCAGGCGATGCATCCGGGCAAGGTCGGCTCCAACTTCTCCAGCCACGGCGAGAAATCGCTCCAGACCTACATGGCGAGCCAGGATCTCATCGCGCCCGAGCAGCCCGCCCGCACCATCGTCTGGCTCGCGACCGCGCCCGAGGCAGGCTCGAACGGCGGAAGATACTTCCATGATCTCGAGGAAATCCCTGCCGCTCCGCAGGCGCTGGACGATGCCGCCGCCAAGCGGCTCTGGCATGAGAGCGAGCGGATTCTCGCAAGTCTCTGA
- a CDS encoding HpcH/HpaI aldolase/citrate lyase family protein — protein sequence MTSAPAAIDRPRRSALYLPASNAKAIAKARTLPCDVVILDLEDAVAPEAKDEARAAAVAAVAEGGFGHREVAIRANGIDTEWGAADLAAIAGSKADAVLVPKVNGPADIDRYQEALSAAPATMQLWAMIETCASVFALEPIAAKARSTRLSLWIMGTNDLAKEMRAHLTPERTPFLPFLSMTVAAARAHGVSVLDGVCNEFRDLDVFEAEARQGLLFGFDGKSLIHPAQIEPTNAVFSPSETDLTWAATVIEAFEQPENQGKGAIKIDGKMTELLHLEQARRLVTVAERIAAAG from the coding sequence ATGACTTCCGCTCCTGCCGCCATCGACCGCCCCCGCCGCAGCGCGCTCTACCTGCCCGCGTCCAACGCCAAGGCCATCGCCAAGGCGCGCACCCTGCCCTGCGACGTGGTGATCCTCGACCTTGAGGATGCCGTCGCGCCCGAGGCCAAGGACGAGGCGCGCGCCGCTGCCGTCGCCGCCGTCGCCGAGGGCGGCTTCGGGCATCGCGAGGTCGCCATCCGCGCCAACGGCATCGACACCGAATGGGGCGCGGCGGACCTTGCCGCCATCGCCGGATCGAAGGCCGACGCGGTGCTCGTCCCCAAGGTCAACGGCCCGGCCGACATCGATCGCTATCAGGAAGCCCTGTCCGCCGCGCCCGCCACAATGCAGCTCTGGGCGATGATCGAGACCTGCGCGAGCGTCTTCGCGCTGGAGCCGATCGCGGCGAAGGCGCGCTCCACCCGCCTGTCGCTGTGGATCATGGGCACCAACGATCTCGCCAAGGAGATGCGTGCGCATTTGACGCCGGAGCGCACGCCGTTCCTGCCCTTCCTGTCGATGACCGTCGCCGCGGCGCGGGCGCATGGCGTTTCCGTGCTCGACGGCGTGTGCAACGAATTCCGCGACCTCGACGTGTTCGAGGCCGAGGCGCGGCAGGGGCTGCTGTTCGGCTTCGACGGCAAGAGCCTGATCCACCCCGCGCAGATCGAGCCGACCAACGCGGTGTTCTCGCCAAGCGAGACCGATCTTACCTGGGCCGCGACGGTGATCGAGGCGTTCGAACAGCCGGAGAACCAGGGCAAGGGCGCAATCAAGATCGACGGGAAGATGACCGAACTGCTCCATCTGGAACAGGCCCGGCGTCTGGTCACCGTGGCGGAGCGCATCGCGGCGGCAGGATAA
- a CDS encoding M20/M25/M40 family metallo-hydrolase — MSTSSTLRCALLAAALSASVPAFATPQQGSGVAWDIVEGITTEIGPRMAGSPAEGRARAWGAEKLKALGFQNVKVEEFKTLAWTRGPESARLTAPYAQPLAITALGFSVPTPKGGLKAEMVYFPTLAALEAVPEGSLKGKVAFIDHAMRAAQDGSGYGPYGNVRRQGPTIASRKGAAAVVIRSAGTDSHRNPHTGVTIFAKDVKPIPAGAVSNPDADLIARTAARGKPLAIDLTLEGKPFPDAPSGNVIADLPGRDPSLPIIVLACHLDSWDLGTGAVDDASGCAIVTAAALAAQKDGQALRTIRVLWSGNEEMGIGGGGGAHYAKLHGSEPHAVAMESDFGADNVWAAKFSASPADKPLVDKVKAALWPMGITPHEGPADGGADVEAIIKAQDLAVIDLGQDGMHYFDLHHTPDDTLDKVDPAALQQNVDAWTAVLKVIANEPGVIGKAGAK, encoded by the coding sequence ATGAGCACCTCCTCCACGCTTCGTTGCGCGCTTCTGGCTGCCGCGCTGTCCGCCTCCGTTCCCGCTTTCGCAACGCCCCAGCAGGGTTCCGGCGTCGCCTGGGACATCGTCGAGGGCATCACCACCGAGATCGGGCCGCGCATGGCCGGTTCCCCGGCGGAAGGCCGCGCCCGGGCATGGGGTGCGGAGAAGCTCAAGGCGCTCGGCTTCCAGAACGTGAAGGTGGAGGAGTTCAAGACCCTCGCCTGGACGCGCGGGCCGGAAAGCGCACGCCTGACCGCGCCTTATGCGCAGCCGCTGGCGATCACCGCGCTGGGCTTCTCGGTGCCGACGCCCAAGGGCGGGCTCAAGGCGGAAATGGTCTACTTCCCGACGCTGGCCGCGCTGGAGGCCGTCCCCGAGGGGTCGCTCAAGGGCAAGGTCGCCTTCATCGACCACGCCATGCGCGCGGCGCAGGACGGTTCGGGCTATGGCCCTTACGGCAATGTGCGCCGACAGGGGCCGACCATCGCATCGCGCAAGGGCGCGGCGGCAGTGGTGATCCGCTCGGCGGGGACCGACAGCCACCGCAACCCGCACACTGGCGTCACCATCTTCGCCAAGGACGTGAAGCCGATCCCGGCGGGCGCGGTGTCCAACCCCGACGCCGACCTCATCGCCCGCACGGCGGCGCGCGGCAAGCCGCTGGCGATCGACCTGACGCTGGAAGGCAAGCCGTTCCCGGATGCGCCTTCGGGCAACGTGATCGCCGACCTGCCGGGCCGCGATCCCTCGCTGCCGATCATCGTCCTCGCCTGCCACCTCGATTCGTGGGATCTGGGCACCGGCGCGGTGGATGACGCATCGGGCTGTGCCATCGTCACCGCCGCAGCGCTTGCCGCGCAGAAGGATGGCCAAGCGCTGCGCACGATCCGCGTGCTGTGGTCGGGCAACGAGGAAATGGGAATCGGCGGTGGCGGCGGCGCGCACTACGCGAAGCTGCACGGCTCCGAACCCCATGCCGTAGCGATGGAGAGCGATTTCGGCGCGGACAACGTCTGGGCCGCGAAGTTCAGCGCCTCGCCCGCCGACAAGCCGCTGGTGGACAAGGTCAAGGCCGCGCTCTGGCCGATGGGCATCACCCCGCACGAAGGCCCCGCCGACGGCGGCGCGGACGTGGAGGCGATCATCAAGGCGCAGGATCTGGCGGTGATCGACCTCGGCCAGGACGGCATGCACTACTTCGACCTGCACCACACCCCGGACGACACGCTCGACAAGGTGGACCCGGCGGCGCTCCAGCAGAACGTCGATGCCTGGACGGCGGTGCTCAAGGTGATCGCCAACGAGCCGGGAGTGATCGGGAAAGCAGGGGCGAAGTAA
- a CDS encoding RelA/SpoT family protein, with product MLRQYELVERVKEYAPEADEALLNRAYVYTVQKHGTQKRASGDPYFSHPVEVAGLMTELKLDQQTIITALLHDTVEDTLATIEEIEKLFGPDVARLVDGVTKLSKIEVMTESERAAENLRKFLLAMSEDLRVLLVKLADRLHNMRTLHYIKKEEKRRRIARETMDIYAPLAERVGMYEYMREMQLLAFEQLEPEGYATITGRLAQIRSEEGGQVDAIALSIKQVLAEAGLNVEVSGREKHPYSIWRKMAERHVNFEQITDIMAFRVLTDNVEDCYRALGVLHQSWQMIPGRFKDYISTPKSNGYQSLHTALIFQRSMRMEVQIRTQDMHRLNEFGLAAHWAYKQGGTRPDGQVGWLRDLIEIVDASHDAEELLENTKMAIYQDRIFAFTPKGALFQLPKGSTAVDFAYAVHTNLGNAAVGVKINGRHVPMRTQLTNGDVVEIIKSTTSEPQLSWLGFVVTGKARAAIRRAVRAKERAEVAEIGSKLYDEIVGRLPQRVGKKALAHAVERLDLRDEEDLMFAIGSGRLSDRQVMEALVPGSTAELPDDPEWTRTERAISIRGLTPGVGFELAECCHPVPGDRIVGLRRPDHKVEVHAIDCMTLANDVDADWLDLSWGERTTGAVGRLRLILYNRPGTLAEVTQILASNRANVTNLQMTQRDEPFGTYEVDLEVSDLAHLTRIVGALRASEAVADAERI from the coding sequence ATGCTCCGCCAGTACGAACTCGTCGAACGCGTCAAGGAATACGCCCCGGAGGCCGATGAGGCCCTCCTGAACCGTGCCTACGTCTACACCGTGCAGAAGCACGGCACCCAGAAACGCGCCAGCGGCGACCCCTATTTCAGCCATCCGGTAGAGGTCGCGGGCCTCATGACCGAACTCAAGCTCGACCAGCAGACGATCATCACCGCGCTGCTTCACGATACCGTGGAGGACACGCTGGCGACGATCGAGGAGATCGAGAAGCTGTTCGGCCCCGATGTCGCGCGGCTGGTCGACGGCGTGACCAAGCTCTCCAAGATCGAGGTCATGACCGAGAGCGAGCGCGCGGCGGAGAACCTGCGCAAGTTCCTGCTCGCGATGAGCGAGGACTTGCGCGTCCTCCTCGTCAAGCTGGCCGACCGCCTGCACAACATGCGCACCCTCCACTACATCAAGAAGGAGGAGAAGCGCCGCCGCATCGCGCGCGAGACCATGGATATCTACGCGCCGCTGGCCGAGCGCGTGGGCATGTACGAATACATGCGCGAGATGCAACTGCTCGCCTTCGAGCAGCTTGAGCCCGAAGGCTATGCCACGATCACCGGCCGCCTCGCGCAGATCCGCAGCGAGGAAGGCGGGCAGGTCGATGCCATCGCGCTGTCGATCAAGCAGGTGCTGGCCGAAGCCGGGCTCAACGTCGAAGTCTCGGGGCGCGAGAAGCACCCCTATTCGATCTGGCGCAAGATGGCCGAGCGCCACGTCAATTTCGAGCAGATCACCGACATCATGGCGTTCCGCGTCCTCACCGATAACGTCGAGGACTGCTACCGCGCGCTCGGCGTGCTGCACCAGTCGTGGCAGATGATTCCCGGGCGCTTCAAGGACTATATCTCGACGCCCAAGTCGAACGGCTACCAGTCACTGCACACGGCGCTGATCTTCCAGCGCTCCATGCGCATGGAAGTGCAGATCCGCACGCAGGACATGCACCGCCTCAACGAGTTCGGCCTCGCCGCGCACTGGGCCTACAAGCAGGGCGGCACCCGGCCCGACGGGCAGGTCGGCTGGCTGCGCGACCTGATCGAGATCGTCGATGCCAGCCACGACGCCGAGGAACTGCTCGAAAACACCAAGATGGCGATCTATCAGGATCGCATCTTCGCCTTCACCCCTAAGGGGGCGCTGTTCCAGCTGCCCAAGGGGTCGACGGCGGTGGACTTCGCCTATGCGGTCCACACCAATCTCGGCAATGCGGCGGTCGGCGTGAAGATCAACGGTCGCCATGTGCCGATGCGCACGCAGTTGACCAACGGCGACGTGGTGGAGATCATCAAGAGCACCACGTCGGAGCCGCAGCTTTCATGGCTCGGCTTCGTCGTCACCGGCAAGGCTCGCGCCGCGATCCGCCGCGCCGTGCGCGCCAAGGAACGCGCCGAAGTGGCCGAGATCGGCTCCAAGCTCTACGACGAGATCGTCGGTCGCCTGCCCCAGCGCGTAGGCAAGAAGGCGCTCGCCCATGCAGTCGAGCGCCTCGACCTGCGCGACGAGGAAGACCTGATGTTCGCCATCGGATCTGGCCGCCTGTCCGACCGGCAGGTGATGGAGGCGCTCGTCCCCGGCAGCACGGCGGAACTGCCCGACGACCCCGAATGGACCCGCACCGAGCGGGCGATCTCGATCCGCGGCCTGACGCCGGGCGTCGGCTTCGAGCTGGCGGAATGCTGCCACCCAGTGCCCGGCGACCGCATCGTCGGCCTGCGCCGCCCCGATCACAAGGTCGAAGTCCACGCGATCGACTGCATGACGCTGGCGAACGACGTCGATGCCGACTGGCTCGACCTGTCATGGGGCGAACGCACCACCGGCGCGGTCGGCCGCCTGCGGCTGATCCTTTACAACCGCCCCGGCACGCTGGCCGAAGTGACGCAGATCCTCGCCAGCAACCGCGCCAACGTCACCAACCTGCAGATGACCCAGCGCGACGAGCCCTTCGGCACTTACGAGGTGGACCTCGAAGTCTCCGACCTTGCGCACCTGACCCGCATCGTCGGTGCCCTGCGCGCGAGCGAAGCGGTGGCGGACGCCGAGCGGATCTAG
- a CDS encoding PilZ domain-containing protein: protein MDDFATSERPEWLKALARRSAAAADDGAETPGGALDHAQDQSHPHRAPRVRTLIRAVIGGDGRAGEDVIVRNVSPGGMCIASRTLLPSMGEMLRVSLPGQSELQAQVRWVGKGEFGVLLTGGGGLDVDRITASNRQRNAGFAAALEKLLGIRPQEPRSSAGMRAC, encoded by the coding sequence ATGGATGATTTCGCGACCAGCGAGCGGCCCGAATGGCTCAAGGCGCTGGCGCGCCGCTCTGCCGCAGCGGCGGATGACGGGGCCGAGACGCCGGGTGGTGCGCTCGACCACGCGCAAGATCAGTCGCACCCTCATCGCGCGCCGCGCGTGCGCACGCTGATCCGCGCCGTCATTGGCGGTGATGGCCGCGCAGGCGAGGACGTGATCGTGCGCAACGTCTCTCCGGGCGGCATGTGCATCGCCTCGCGCACGCTGCTGCCCAGCATGGGCGAGATGCTGCGCGTCTCCCTCCCCGGCCAGAGCGAGTTGCAGGCGCAGGTGCGCTGGGTCGGCAAGGGCGAATTCGGCGTACTGCTGACCGGCGGCGGTGGCCTCGACGTAGACCGGATCACCGCCAGCAACCGCCAGCGCAACGCAGGCTTCGCCGCCGCCCTCGAGAAGCTGCTCGGCATTCGCCCCCAGGAACCGCGAAGCTCCGCCGGGATGCGCGCCTGCTGA
- the rutB gene encoding pyrimidine utilization protein B: MNETVVDPSPGSTASAVLPARPEAIRLDPATTAVIVVDMQNAYASKGGYVDEAGFDVGPAAATIGHIADVLDTARAAGMTVVFLQNGWDADYVEAGTPLSPNWHKSNALKTMRRRPEVAGKFLARGGWDYELVDALRPKEGDLRVHKPRYSAFFNSQLDSILRARGIRTLVFTGIATNVCVESTLRDGFHLEYFGVLLEDATHHLGPDFIKAATVYNVEKFFGWVSTVADFRTAVSQLPPKE, from the coding sequence GTGAACGAGACCGTCGTCGATCCGTCCCCCGGTTCAACCGCATCCGCAGTGCTTCCTGCGCGGCCCGAGGCCATCCGGCTCGATCCCGCGACGACCGCCGTGATCGTCGTCGATATGCAGAACGCTTACGCCTCCAAAGGCGGCTACGTGGACGAGGCAGGCTTCGATGTCGGCCCTGCCGCCGCCACGATCGGGCACATCGCCGATGTGCTGGACACCGCGCGGGCGGCGGGCATGACGGTGGTGTTCCTCCAGAACGGCTGGGACGCGGACTACGTGGAGGCTGGCACGCCGCTCTCGCCCAACTGGCACAAGTCGAATGCGCTCAAGACCATGCGCAGGCGCCCCGAAGTCGCGGGCAAGTTCCTTGCGCGCGGTGGCTGGGACTACGAACTGGTCGATGCCCTGAGGCCCAAGGAAGGCGACCTGCGCGTGCACAAGCCGCGCTATTCCGCCTTCTTCAACTCGCAGCTGGATTCCATCCTGCGCGCACGCGGCATCCGCACGCTGGTGTTCACCGGCATCGCCACCAACGTCTGCGTCGAATCGACCCTGCGCGACGGCTTCCATCTCGAATACTTCGGCGTGCTGCTGGAAGATGCGACGCACCACCTCGGACCCGACTTCATCAAGGCGGCGACGGTCTACAACGTCGAGAAGTTCTTCGGCTGGGTCAGCACCGTCGCGGACTTCCGCACCGCCGTGAGCCAGCTGCCCCCAAAGGAGTGA
- the rutC gene encoding pyrimidine utilization protein C, whose protein sequence is MPFEPINPPAFPAPIAPYSSGAKADGILYVSGMLALGTGGLVLYPGDAAAQTRHVLEAIKTTVEAAGGAMADIAMNHIFLKDMADYAAFNAVYAEYFPGDKPARYCIKTDLVKPECLVEIASVAHVG, encoded by the coding sequence ATGCCCTTCGAGCCCATCAATCCGCCTGCATTCCCCGCCCCGATCGCCCCTTACTCGTCGGGTGCGAAGGCGGACGGCATTCTCTATGTCTCGGGCATGCTGGCGCTCGGCACCGGCGGGCTGGTGCTCTACCCCGGCGATGCGGCGGCACAGACGCGCCACGTGCTCGAAGCGATCAAGACCACTGTCGAGGCCGCAGGCGGCGCCATGGCCGACATCGCCATGAACCACATCTTCCTGAAGGACATGGCCGACTACGCCGCGTTCAACGCCGTCTATGCCGAATACTTCCCCGGCGACAAACCGGCGCGCTATTGCATCAAGACCGACCTCGTGAAGCCCGAATGCCTCGTCGAGATCGCCTCGGTGGCGCACGTTGGCTGA